One Gemmatimonadota bacterium DNA window includes the following coding sequences:
- a CDS encoding protease modulator HflC codes for MTGKGRGIRRAIVALVLAAIVYDCFYVINETQQGVLTNFGRISPPVKQPGLHVKWPRPISKVYKVDRRLQTLTDVSHELITEDQKNILISGYLLWRIVDPILYVEAIRTGENATERLRDLYLSSSGIVISNKARDAFISLGLEHEDLHEAARDILGNVAPIASANYGIEVLKAGIIEYTLPVENRPAVIQRMISERARIAARYRSEGEEMAIRIEALAINEHEKLMAEAHAEATAILGEAEAEAMALLGRAYRNDPAFYRFIRALDSYDLIIDKNTTLMLPADNELFRYLDSRTVPR; via the coding sequence ATGACCGGTAAAGGACGTGGTATCCGGAGGGCCATTGTCGCGCTCGTGCTGGCGGCGATCGTCTACGACTGTTTCTACGTGATCAACGAGACCCAGCAAGGGGTCCTGACGAACTTCGGCCGGATTTCTCCTCCGGTGAAGCAGCCGGGACTGCACGTCAAGTGGCCCCGCCCGATCTCGAAAGTCTACAAGGTAGACCGAAGGCTGCAGACGTTGACCGATGTGTCCCATGAACTGATTACCGAAGACCAGAAGAATATCCTGATCAGCGGCTACCTGCTCTGGCGCATCGTGGATCCCATTCTCTACGTGGAGGCGATTCGTACCGGCGAAAACGCCACTGAAAGACTGCGGGACCTCTATCTGTCGAGCAGCGGGATCGTAATCAGCAACAAGGCCCGGGACGCCTTCATCAGCCTCGGGCTGGAACACGAAGACCTGCATGAAGCAGCCCGTGACATACTCGGCAACGTCGCGCCGATCGCCAGTGCGAACTACGGCATCGAGGTACTGAAAGCCGGGATCATCGAGTATACGCTTCCCGTGGAGAACCGCCCGGCCGTGATTCAGCGCATGATCTCGGAGCGCGCGCGCATCGCGGCCCGCTACCGGAGCGAGGGCGAAGAGATGGCCATACGCATCGAAGCGCTGGCGATCAACGAACACGAGAAGCTCATGGCGGAAGCCCACGCGGAAGCCACGGCCATTCTCGGCGAGGCCGAAGCGGAAGCGATGGCGCTGCTCGGCAGGGCCTATCGGAATGACCCGGCTTTCTACCGGTTCATCCGTGCACTCGACAGTTACGACCTGATCATCGACAAGAACACGACCCTCATGCTGCCGGCCGACAATGAGCTGTTCAGGTACCTGGACAGCCGAACGGTTCCCCGGTAA